Genomic segment of Nilaparvata lugens isolate BPH chromosome 6, ASM1435652v1, whole genome shotgun sequence:
acttggtgccaacctaacaaagtcaactcaacttaatgccaacctgacaaaattattaatttagttgccagttaacaactgtttcgaagaggtactctatctagattatagttctatagtaacatatgatatggaaatttcgattataattaagagattgggagaagaagaatatacatgctaaaagacgaactttgaacccttaaaaacaacccttagagttaaaatattgccaaaagatttcttagtgcgcctctaaagggccaaccgaacatacctaccaaatttgaacgtttttggtccggtagatttttagttatgcgagtgagtgagtgagtgagtgagtgagtgagtgagtgagtcagtcagtgagtgagtgccatttcgctttttatatattgattgattcattctttaatacacaatacaataagtccatcataaaaaatgatagggagagaaaataaggtaaccttgtgctattcctctcccaaatttagataaggttacatatagtccgaaataggtttagTCTTGTACCGTTGTTCACTGCACAAATTTTTCagttcttaatattattttcacaaagtagattttcaaatttagatgcttcaaaaccaaaaataattgtttcaagtgtttgtgttttgtttcaatgtgaaaattagtgaagaattggaaagtcgcacataacctttatttggacaatttattctatgaaattgggatgtgaagaagttttggactgtagtctgtttctttgtccttaaattgattgtgaatgatgaaaaaataaaatttcatgttaatcagtccagtgtagttcagacgtgatgatgcatcaaacatcatcttcctatcccgtacgtgtataggCCTAAGCTAGGTAGTTCTTTcccttattatagtatagattacaaGCAGTTCTAGTCACCTGACTAACTGGTACCAAGGGCTAATTTCTTGTAGGTTTGAGAATTTAATATCACAACTAAACTTTTTTGAGCTCGTGCTCAACTGAGTTCAGTTTCTCAGTACGATACCTACCAATAAGATGTAGTTCGATCTAGATAACAAACTCGGGAAGAGCATGTATCAAGAGTATGTAAAGAAGTACCTATGTGAAGAAATATTTGCACTTAGAAGACTGGCACccatttgtaatttattaactTCAAGATCTGTGTATTATGCCACTGTCCACTTTCATATTTCATATGGCATTGAGGTTTATGGTGGGACTAGTGCATTGAACTTGAACAGGATATTAAAACGtcatagagaaataaatttatcataataaaaatattcaatttaagtTAGACAAGAGTATAGATAGACAAcactatagatagatagataatagaTAGAGACAAGAGTCGTGCAGGATATTTTTAAGAAGTTAGAATTAATGACGGTGTATGGACTTTATATtcacaaaacaatattacacgtaaaaaataatgaagacaAATTCCCCAGGCAATCTAGTGTGCATGActataatacaagaaataggaACAACTTTATTATCAACGAACATAGTAAAAAGAAGTACAAGCAAATCTCAAGCAATATAGGCATCAAATTCATTACTTACCCTCCTACTAGTATTAATCATGAGAAATTATATTAGAAAGTTTAAAAACAAACTGGAAAAGTATATAGTGGAATTGAATTTGTACAGTTATGAAGAATTTTATAGTGCCAACTCATTATGTATATTTAGACTACCTATTGttaatgtattgtttttttacttgtatttattttatcattttgctGAAAATAGTAAATAATGGAAGACGCATTCATGTATAtgttgatgttttgaatgaatatatattattgcttgattgattgataggcTATCAGTCATTGTGTAATtgcacaataattattttgttacctgattataataacatttatatttgttttttcataGGATGAAAAATTGCACATGGTGCTTTATGAGTGTTCATGGTACAACAAACCATTATGGttccaaaactgcttcaaaatAATGTTGACCCGCAACAGTATACCAATCAGAATGGACGTTTACAAAATTTTCACATTGAATAGGAACAATGTAACGGTTGTAAGTAGAAGATTGCCGTATATTCAATATGATTTATTCATGAGAATGCATGACTTATTCAtgcattgattaatttaaacgagaatgaacagttaatattacattaataaaccggTATGAGTTGCCGTCAATATAAGGCATtgaaaagacagaggatcggcaacgttgttctcctatctttcttcactgtcattataacgtggacctcactatatcacagAGAGTCTGTGCAAACCTTAAATTTCAGCATTGTTCTTATCGAGTAGGCCTACAGTTCTGCCAGATATCATAGAATCACAGTTATAGtcagatccacgttataatggcagtgtttgattagcaatggtattgctgtccttgtctatcattcaacaaagcgtatagcgctatctctttctcactttgctctgttgccagattgtctttcaacaatgtagaattaataattaatcgacaaaatattttatcttagttatgaaaattcattataaaattattgaaaaatataaattcttgcttaataaaatatgatttattattttaaacgagaatgaactgttaatattattgaaaaataaaaatttttgcccaataaattaaaatttattattgaacgagaatgaacagttaatattacatcaataaaccggtatcagttaccctcaatagaaggcattgacaagacagaggatcggctacgttgttcttctatctttctttactgtcattataaataacgtggacctcactacatcACAGAGAGCCTGTGAATTAATTGTGTGAGAGTAAGAGCGAAAAGACAGTGTAGTCTTCTTGATAGAATCAGCATAAGAATGGCAACAGTGTGCTCCTATTTAGATAACATATTGGCCATGAAGCCCCATGCTAAGACAGCTTGCACAGACTCATAATATTGTACACTCATATATAggctatataatataatatatttatataagaatgtaaaatatttcttctatgttcagttttgaagcatctgaatttgaaaatccactttgtaaaaatacttgaggactgatcattttatgaattgaagaaatacaagacttaacctatttatTCGGACTAGAGgtgttatctgaatttgggagagaaatagcacaaggttactttatttttcctctccctatcattttgataatgtacttattgtatattAGACTCATAAATATTGTAGAATCTCTCAATATTGaagtgaaataatttttcagtGTTTAAAAGTATTCAAAGTattaaaaatctgatgtggcgcactcacataactttccttgctgttatgaaaattgatcacctgacgctagtgttcacgcgcatctcaagtccactattcaaatatctgagccagctggtgataggacaataacgctggggacacacgaagtctgctatctcttcatattgaatgccaacagtttgcaattgaattatcaaattattctcgaatttcgagcttattttcaattttaggtgaaaatgttactgatcattaattgtagagattttcaggctcaatcttttccacttgaaatttttatttaaattgtatctgaaacctgataattggaaatctaagatcaaactttgcatagatggggcagagctcttGAAATTtgtacagatatgggacttgtggtagttaATAGTGATCATCCATTTCTCTTGTAAAAGACATCAAAGAAACAAAGTGACCTTTATATAACCTCCTCACGGTTTAAATTTAAACTTACTCTGTAAAAtacttttaaacaaaaaataattttcaatttaaataaacctagcttatcaatgactattttagttataaatttgatcaaaatcgttggagccgtttgcgagaaaatcgcgaaaaccgcTGTTTTTGACATTATTTTGGCCATTTTAGTcgctatcttgaattgcattcaatcgaaattgtttgtgtcggatcctcatagtgtaaggaGGACctttacgttccaaatttcaagtcattctgtcaatcgggagatgagatatcgtgtacacagacataacctaacctaacctaacctaacctaacctaacctaacctaacactcatacacacacacacatacagaccaatacccaaaaaccacttttttggacatagcggaccttgaaacatatagaaatttagaaataattgaggtaccttagttttttcggaaagcaatactttccttacctatggtaatatgcCAAGGGAAGTGAAAAAAATAGTTGTTAGTTCAGGTGTATTACCGTACCCTATGTTTTTTGCTTTCTTGTAAAACCAATGACtacaataatgaattaatatcggggcaccgagctttactcgttatttatttattgacttttgataaaccaaacacaagtctttaaaattattggggaagtactaacaggcacagcccaaagctgtttctttcccgaattttgatttatacactataaatagtccagaaagtacctaggctatgttccatacacttgaattcaggttaaattttctgttcaaacattttaaaacaaaaaatttataattttgattatatacaaaccaaattgaataacaaaataacactcactaatcacttgaaattgtcaaataatgataaactttgaaaatgattagacctatatactctagtttaggaggattatcatgtaatgtcaacaaatcagattattgatcaaatcgattaaattgtctggctagataaaatttcttgctgattgattatgatattacacagctggaaataattctgtctctctcccacacaggcacatgcatcttctgttatcgagagacaacataattatcatctgttttccaaggatggattatccttttaatgttgttcagcgagttttccaaaggatgagacctagtgcaatcgaatcttgatatcataaacccactatgttacaaatttcgtgaaaatcgttagagctgttttcgagatccgtacaacataaataaccagatataaaaatagccagttaTAAAattaaccagatataaaaataaccagatatagaaaactctggttgcctgtaaagtcggtatacgggcgaaagttttacgtgacaacgactttgagaggtaaaataattttaatgtgaatattcattcatatagtaggaagaaggatgaaataatagtagcCTGGGAaatagtggcgcagtcgcaggagattgcttgcggcgcctgcggaggttgactgctccgtttcactctctctccagatgaatgccttcgggttgctgctgcgttgctcgccactgctcctattcgtgctctttccagacgaccgtgaaccgaaacgaacgctctcactcgctctcattgtgagcgcataacgtgggaacgtaacgcagtttcttgaagtgtcacccggcaaaccaatttataagacgttgtcacgtcaaaaataacccgataaatacagaaattgctcgcttgatataataggattatttgATACTTGAGGATAGAGTGATAAAAGTAGCCTAATGTTTCTTGTGAAACACGAACTGAATGATATGTGCATTTGGTTTCTAATGAAAGTGTGTTTAGCTCCTCTTCATGTTTGAAGGCTTTCAGTTTTGCACTTTTTGAACAGTTTATGTAGATTTTGGAGATGTATGGACTAAAAgtaaacttatttttgtttgttccaGGTGCTGAGAAGTGTATATTCGTATTTTAATTTCCTTAGACAGTTTTCTGGAGATTTGTGAAACCGTGCATTTACGACGTAATACTATTGATTGGGAAATTCATATTTCAACTAGGGTAGAATCTCAGTGATCATTCAACTATCTACTGATCCGTTATGTATTGATCAGTAGGCTACTACTTATTGTTATGATAATTCTTATACTATTATGATTAAACATATTAAATTCCATTCACCTGGGTTACATTTCTattctaaaaatctggtgttgcgcactcacacaactttccttgccgttatgaaaattgatcacctgacgctagtgttcccgcgcatctcaagtctactattcaaagattccagccagctggtgacaggacaagaacgctggagacacatgaggtctgctatctctttatagttaatcatttaatagaatcaacagttgcccacagtttgcaattgaataatcacattttctcgaatttcgagcttatttttaattttaggtgaaaatgttactgaacaaaGGCCATAAGATCACAGAGTTTaagcgattttcatttttcataaataattgatttgtaacatggactaaccatcgtgaaccacactgagacaagaagtatccaacatttggctgaaatttggtcatatctcctgaacggtaaggaattttgcaaatatgattccagattcgtgtttctcgcatcaaatacCATAAGATCACAAGGTTTGAGCAATTttcattcttcacaaaaaattgattggtagcATGGAaccatcgtgaaccacactgagacaagaagtatctcacatttggctgaaatttggtcatatctcctgaacggtgagaaattttgcaaatatgattccagattcgtgtttcttgCATCCAAGACCATgagatcacaaagtttgagcgattttcattatccacaaaaaattgatttgtagcatggactaaccatcgtgaaccactgagacaagaagtatctcagatttggcagatttggtcatatctcctgaacgttgagaaattttgcaaatatgattccagatctCGTATCAAAGACCATACtatcacaaagtttgagcgattttcattttccacaaaaaattgatttgtagcatggactaaccatcgtgaaccactgagacaagaagtatcttagatttggctgaaatttggtcatatctcctgaacgttgagaaattttgcaaatatgattccagatcgTGTCTCTCGTATCAAAGACCATAATATCACAAAGTCTGAGCGATTTTCATtttccacaaaaaattgatttgtagcatggactaaccatcgtgaaccactgagacaagaagtatctcaCATTTGGCTggaatttggtcatatctcctgaacggtaagaaattttgcaaatatgattccagattcgtgtttcaattatcaatatGTTTGATAATAGGCATAGGGTGAAATGAAAGCtatatattgtcaaatccataatatatcataatatagaATAATTCCCACATATAGtgtaatataattgataataccTGTTCAACTCTTTAACGCTCATCTAGTAACATTAAAACCTTGCTTGCACtatcaattcaaatattatctACGGTACTCAATTTTGGGTACTCTCCGTACCGTTCCAATTTTAGTGAGAGTATTGTCTGAATAAGTGGCAACACTCGATGTATAATATATCTGAGAAGAAATAGTAGAGATAGATATCGTAAACTAATTTACTTCTATTATAACGcgtataatattaatataatatttcaatatttcttattGCAAATGGAGACCACATGAGCTTTATGCTCTTTGagtaattttaatattataattatgctattttacaaataaattaaattggtATTTTATATTAGATAAGTGCAGTTGTAACTTATTACCAACTTTTGTCGCAAAAGAACGACCGGACCACCGGTTCATAAAATATATACTTTtttacaactgcgcgtaaaaaagaatttacatactcaattctcctcgtaaaactgAGGAGAATcaactttttcgctcgctaaccatccgcgcatgcgcagaagagtttctttacgctcgccaatcagctgatggtaagcagctcgccaacaggtcagatcttaacctaaaaagtcggttattgtaactccgccgatataagtaatttaacaggtttgggcagttgtagaaaaaattttgtatgtaattcgcgcgtaatgcttctttatcgctcttgcaaaattatcacgctccgcttcgcgtcgcgtgatagctgttttgcgcgagcgataaagtcgcgcattacgctcttacaacataaatagctattatgTGTTATTAGTGAAGAAAAATAGCATACAAATCGAGAAAAGTATATAAAACTCTTATCCATGTAAGAATGACTTTGTTTAATCAAACATTTTAACTCAAAACAGAAACTTTTTTGAAACGCATAACTTAAAAAAACTAAAAGTTTAAACTACAAGTATATTGTCTAATAATATCACGAATTCATTGAGAAGTACCTAACATActacataaatagaaatacaaatctcagtaggtaggtaccctttttgaattattttatcacaacatgtttcaacattaatgccattttcaagtaatttGAACTTCAAATCACAGCGATCTTCAGTGATTTGAActtcaaatcacttgaaaatggcatggaTGTTaaaaaacatgttgtgataaaataattcaaaaaagggtactgagatttttatttcaatttatatcacaGGTAGCCCTAAATATGAAAGAGACAACATACTACATGTTTTTACACATTTGTTGTCATCTTTCCAATAAATTCATGATATTATGTTCAATATTCTAGAGTTTCATTATGGATgaatatcacaacatctctCCAAAAACACAGTATCAAATGTTGAATCAGTTGAATAGGAAATAGCACGCAAGTATAGATCTAAGTGAGTAAAATTAAAACTGTAAAGTTCATTTTTTGCTGGATATTGTTtgcttttttgaacattttcacTCACTCAAATCAGACAAAGAATCATCATTAGCATCTGCCttgtttctttcaaattttctGGCAGTAGCGTACTGTGCCACATGACTTCTCACCACATTATCAAACTTCTCCCGATCGGAAATCAGAAGTGCGGCAGCGTTCGCATTCAACGGATCCTCTGGCTCAGGGTAGGACAGTAACAAAGGGAGAAACGAATCAAAAATGTTGCTCAAGTTGAACAGTGGAGACCatttctgattgataacatCCAAGCAAACTGACCCAGACTGCAGATCTATGTTTGGATGGTAGACTCGGTTCATGAATCCGATTGAAGGTGATTTGAAAGGATAGTTGTCTGGAATTGTCAAAAGTATCATCCAGGTTCCGCCCTCGTAAGGAGTCTCCTTTGGTCCGTGAAACTGAACTATGAGTTCGTTTTTATTACCAGGTATCGTAACCTCATGCTTCTCCATCAACTTCAGAATGTCCACTTCAACTCTTCGGCTTTTAGACGCAGTCCTATCCATcacatataaatttaaaatccaAATACTATTTTAAAAGATATAAATTTTGTTCCAGTTGTTCAAGAAAAACTTGCTGAAAATTTTGAGtttgaatcaattttttgtcTATAAATTGTAAGATATTATATTCTTTCTACTCTTTATATTATGTGCTCAACTTTAGAACTACACtgtttataaattataagttgtttatttttcacaaaaaacaataatttttgtgaACCACAAAAACCACTGTGTGGTAATTTTCCATATGGTTTAGTCACTTTGTAACTGGAAACAACTTTTATTGAGTTTTATCGGCAGCAATTAAATTAGTGCAACACCTATATTTTATTAGGCACGGTACATAAAATAGCTGAATAATCAGTTTAGAAACGAATAAAGAACCAATTTTTGATACAAAATAAATGTAGACCTGCTTTGTTGAATTTTCATTGttggattattttttatgaatatcactttcaaatttgttattgtcttgttaattttgtattttctcaCATTATTGTACTTGAGATGAAGATTGGTGTAACCAATTGGAAATCCAATAAATACCTACATAATCAAACGAGGAAACTTGGTAtacttcaataaaaatttaagcTTGTTCTAAatgtatatttattgaattctattttcgaaaagaaatataaaataaaactattacaatccaattatttttacaatgacatacaagtataatattattctgatGGTTTCAAGCATAGGCACATTTATACTGTATTTTATCTTATAGCTATGGCCATAAGATTCAATTAATTCTAGGCCTACTATATGGATaacatgttaaaatttcaaatgttttgTTCATTGAACAATGAGCACCATGATTAGATGAGATAATTATAGTATTGTGAGTAAAACAGGTACAAGATTGCGACCAATAAGTTATGATGACAGTGTTGAAAGAAACTTTTTTGTGTAGGAAGTGAGCTTGTAATAAGAATGTTCAAAATAGACAACTACGGTATATATACTATGATACCTCAGGTTTCTTAAGTTCTGACATTACATTATACAATTCACCCTAATCTTGGATCATGGCTCCAAGTTATTAATTCAGTATGAGGCTGCTAAAACGATCAAAGCAAATCAATTGCTATAAATAATTTTGCTTATCaagattaatttttcaaatagaaaaatcattttttatcaGGCAGGCTATACAGGTTTGATTTTAAATATGAGCAAAACAAATCCACTCTTCGATATGGATAGAAAAGGAATTTGATTTCAACTAAAATATGAAATGCAAATTATTAGGTACTTATTTACACAAGCTCTATGTCGAAAGTGAGGCGAAAATTAAATCTACATATCATTCACTCAAAATGTacaaaaatatgagaacacATCAAACTTTCAAATTAGAATTAATATGGAATttgtgattataaaattacattagattttaatgaaaattacattatttacaCAAATGACTATAGACACACTTGTAAACACAGATATTTGATGAAATATCGGTGTAAGTATGTCAACTGAATAGCATTCAGTCAACGTTATTTCATTTTGTGATAAGTTTTTGAACAGTGAaaacatttttgataaatctcAGGAATGTGTTATTTCAGGCACATAAGAGGGATTCCTCTATGCTCTAGGGGTGACAAtcaaaaattcaataacaaGCAAGTTTgagtttgaaaaatgattttctggttgaaaattttctatatAAATTATTCAGGTGAATGttccaaatatatttgaaacacGCAGTCCCATGAAATGATTCTGGAAGAATAAAATGGAACAAGGAATGTGCCAGCATTTTGATTATTATAGAACTGCGTACGGTACTTGTTAAATATAAAACTATATGAAGTCAACAAAGTCTTCTACAATTTAAATAACTCTATGGCATTTTTGTTGCTTCCCGAAAATGCCGCCAGTTTTTGGAGGCAGAACTATTTACATCAACTCAATATGATAATACAAACTATTCTTTACACTGCAGAATATACAATCGAGACTCTCAAAGTATAAGTACGCTACACACATTCTATATATACAACTTTGGAGAAGATGCTTGATGATTTGAATcatgttttaaataaatttgaaccCCGAAAATTATCATTCTACTGCTATTTCTAGAAACTGgataatagaaaattgaatttgtttaaATAGAAGGAGAATGACCAGACAATAATAAATAGAGACAATTTCTATACAAAATTGTGATTTTAAAAGCTTAGAATTAAGtcgaataaattaataaactaaATTTATAAACTTCGTCGATTAATCAAACTCATTGATATGATATATACTTCAAACGCACTTTTCTCAAACACTTCTCAATACAAGGAATATGTTAGAGTTAAGTTAGTCTTCTATCTACTTAACCTAaatcagttacaaaaaaatagtataatagaaataatatcgataagtaaaataatattgatttgaagCACAAGTCTAACATCAATCATAATATATAAAACCGCATGGATCTAACTAGAAAATCGTATAACAAGTGCATAAAAAAGAAGAGATTTGGAAAAAAACATTATTGGGAAATGATCATCCAGGTCTTAAAATGGAATGAAGGTGACAGATCCACAAAATCTAACATGAGACTAAACTTATCTCAATTACATAAAAAGAACAATGTTACCATGCTTTGAATTCAATCCATATTGATACAATGGTCAGCATAAAATTTCGATTTAATAGGGAAAAATAGGGTAAGAAAGATAAACATGTATATGAAATATAGAATGAGGAAACAAATTAATGGCACTTATATCAACTGGATGACCAATTCGTAAAATGTATGTACCACAAGTCACTTCATAACGAGTGACACATATTACTTTCCAGTATAATTATTAAGCCTCTACAATATTTACACAGTTGGAACTCCTATTTCTGCCTTCATTGAAATAGAAAGTCTCTAccttcttataaataaaaaattatctttaCAGAATATACAGGCGATGTACTagatttttattcacaataatgtGCAATAGTAAAGCCACACAATTATCTTATTCAATAGAATGTTCTTAGTATAGACGATTCCAGCTCATCTTTACTCTTGAAGGACACAAAATTTAGTAGGGGGAACGCAACCAAACTCACATCTAATATCATTGAAATGTTGTAAGGAATTCAAAGATAGACAAGTATGATTGATAAAATGGCTACGTTGTGGAATGATATAcattttctcaatcaatatgGTATCGACCCATTCACATTATTTCAAGTACCTCGACTAAACTGCTTCCAAGTCCATTAAACTATACAAAACAGTTGAATCAAATAACAAGTGGGCAATGATTGCTCGAGCCATGTCATGATTTTTCCCAAACATCACTTATTTTATAACTTTCTGCAACAAAAGGAACtttaagaaaaagaataaaatcCCAGATGACTctaaaaacttaaaatataCATATGATGTATTTTGTCTGAGGAAAGTACAACACAACAATATAACTGAGTTCGCAAACAAGTAGTCTATCgtattttacaatattgataCAGTTGGAAGTTTAAAACTCCAGACGACACAAACTTGTTAATCCATCTCTAAACCCACAGACACCATACTCAGACCCATGAGCACAATCTACGTTTGACTCTAATCTAGGTTTGCTCAAGAAGACAGTCGCAATTATGTGTCACTTTCTTGAATTTCCTcatccattacgaactgctatATCTTAGATTAAGTTGCAACACTAGAATGACGATTTGCAGactatattaattaattgtggAAAATATGGAATATgtactcactgactgaagtatACTTTCAATGAATCCCATGTGATTCGAAAGCATGCTCCAGTCAGtgagtaaatattttatatatttcccACAATAATGTGGACTGCATTTAAGTGTTGAAA
This window contains:
- the LOC120351977 gene encoding uncharacterized protein LOC120351977 isoform X1, translated to MLKKGFKFQLCYGNGVICFQLCFATFCFLKDDLMFKLKYGTVTFLVALLLLIFSESGQEIQRQDEKLHMVLYECSWYNKPLWFQNCFKIMLTRNSIPIRMDVYKIFTLNRNNVTVVLRSVYSYFNFLRQFSGDL
- the LOC120351977 gene encoding odorant receptor 56a-like isoform X2, whose product is MLKKGFKFQLCYGNGVICFQLCFATFCFLKDDLMFKLKYGTVTFLVALLLLIFSESGQEIQRQDEKLHMVLYECSWYNKPLWFQNCFKIMLTRNSIPIRMDVYKIFTLNRNNVTVLRSVYSYFNFLRQFSGDL
- the LOC111049594 gene encoding ubiquitin-conjugating enzyme E2 H-like, whose amino-acid sequence is MDRTASKSRRVEVDILKLMEKHEVTIPGNKNELIVQFHGPKETPYEGGTWMILLTIPDNYPFKSPSIGFMNRVYHPNIDLQSGSVCLDVINQKWSPLFNLSNIFDSFLPLLLSYPEPEDPLNANAAALLISDREKFDNVVRSHVAQYATARKFERNKADANDDSLSDLSE